In one Gemmatimonas aurantiaca genomic region, the following are encoded:
- a CDS encoding cation:proton antiporter, which yields MHDAHAFLANLTLVLCVAAFTTYLFQRIRQPVVFGYLIAGMIVGPHVGVPLFADRTMVTTLSELGVILLMFGLGLEFSLRKLVQVGPTAGLVALVDTSVMLLFGFFTGQLLGWSMLESVFCGAIVAISSTTIIVKAFAEQGVRGRFTELVFGILISEDLIAILLIAILTTVATGGGVSAGAVGLTAGKLVLFLAAFVGLGLLLVPRLVRGVVRLDRAETTLVVALGICFGGALLALSAGYSVALGAFIAGSLVAESGEARRVEHLVSGVRDMFGAIFFVSVGMMIDPRLVIEHWGAVAVLSVVVIAGKFIAVSTGAFLTGNDVRTSAQAGMSLTQIGEFAFIIAALGMSSGVVREFLYPVAVAVSAITTLTTPLLIRASGPFASFIDRNLPRSLQTFVGLYGTWIERLRMASVDAGMAPLVRRKVFMLAIDALLLAGVVIGVAFARDPMAAYLSQAMALSPAVSITVLYAVAALVAIPFIIGIVRVSAAFASLLAYRALPLSAGNRLDYAQAPRQVLMATLQLALVTVSGLLVVVVTGPFVPLGRGAIVLALIVGWLGVVFWRSTANLYGHTRAGAEVLLAALAKNMAAPAATEHGEPAPVPARDLAVVHRMLPGLGDPVPMLLTVDSPAVGRSLGELQLRSLTGAVVLAVTRGGERVMLPVGSERLQVGDILALAGTSDAIDAAREVLLGHADETGHAESSGHAA from the coding sequence ATGCATGATGCGCACGCCTTTCTGGCGAACCTGACGCTCGTTCTCTGCGTCGCCGCATTCACCACCTACCTGTTCCAGCGTATCCGGCAACCGGTGGTGTTCGGCTATCTGATTGCGGGGATGATCGTCGGGCCGCACGTCGGCGTGCCGCTGTTTGCCGATCGCACCATGGTCACCACTCTCTCCGAGCTCGGCGTCATTCTGCTGATGTTCGGACTGGGGCTCGAGTTCAGTCTGCGCAAGCTGGTGCAGGTCGGCCCCACGGCCGGGTTGGTCGCACTGGTCGACACCAGCGTCATGTTGCTCTTCGGATTCTTCACCGGGCAATTGCTCGGCTGGAGCATGCTCGAGAGTGTGTTCTGCGGCGCGATCGTGGCCATCTCCTCCACGACGATCATCGTGAAGGCGTTTGCCGAACAGGGCGTGCGGGGTCGCTTCACGGAGCTCGTCTTCGGCATCCTGATCAGTGAAGACCTCATCGCGATCCTGTTGATCGCCATTCTCACGACGGTGGCCACCGGCGGTGGGGTTTCGGCAGGCGCCGTGGGGCTCACGGCCGGGAAGCTGGTGCTGTTCCTGGCCGCATTCGTGGGGTTGGGGCTGCTGCTCGTCCCCCGTCTGGTGCGTGGCGTGGTGCGTCTCGATCGTGCCGAAACCACGCTGGTCGTGGCGCTCGGGATCTGCTTCGGTGGCGCGCTGCTCGCGCTGTCCGCGGGCTATTCCGTCGCACTGGGCGCATTCATCGCCGGATCTCTCGTGGCCGAGTCGGGCGAAGCCCGTCGGGTGGAGCATCTCGTTTCCGGCGTGCGCGACATGTTCGGCGCGATCTTCTTCGTGTCGGTGGGCATGATGATCGACCCGCGCCTCGTCATCGAACACTGGGGCGCGGTGGCCGTGCTGTCCGTGGTGGTGATCGCCGGCAAATTCATCGCGGTGTCCACCGGTGCGTTTCTCACCGGCAATGACGTGCGCACATCGGCGCAGGCCGGCATGAGTCTCACGCAGATCGGCGAGTTCGCCTTCATCATCGCCGCGCTGGGCATGTCCAGCGGCGTGGTGCGCGAGTTTCTCTATCCCGTCGCGGTGGCCGTATCGGCCATCACGACCCTCACCACGCCGCTGCTGATCCGCGCGTCGGGACCGTTCGCGTCGTTCATCGACCGGAACCTGCCGCGCTCGCTGCAGACGTTCGTGGGGTTGTACGGCACCTGGATCGAACGTCTGCGCATGGCGTCGGTCGATGCGGGGATGGCGCCGCTGGTGCGTCGCAAGGTGTTCATGCTGGCGATCGACGCCTTGCTGCTGGCCGGCGTGGTGATCGGCGTCGCTTTTGCCAGAGACCCCATGGCCGCGTATCTGTCCCAAGCCATGGCGCTCTCGCCCGCGGTGAGCATCACGGTGTTGTATGCGGTCGCGGCACTGGTGGCGATTCCCTTCATCATCGGCATCGTGCGCGTTTCGGCGGCGTTTGCCTCACTGCTCGCGTATCGCGCGCTGCCGCTCTCGGCCGGCAATCGTCTCGACTATGCCCAGGCACCGCGGCAGGTGCTCATGGCCACCTTGCAGCTGGCCCTGGTGACGGTGAGCGGTTTGCTCGTCGTCGTGGTGACCGGCCCCTTCGTGCCGCTCGGGCGTGGTGCCATCGTGCTGGCCCTCATCGTGGGCTGGCTTGGCGTGGTGTTCTGGCGGAGCACGGCCAACCTGTATGGTCATACTAGGGCCGGCGCCGAGGTGCTGCTGGCGGCGCTGGCAAAGAACATGGCCGCGCCGGCCGCCACGGAGCACGGCGAACCCGCTCCCGTGCCGGCGCGCGATCTGGCCGTGGTGCATCGCATGCTGCCCGGACTTGGCGATCCGGTGCCCATGCTGTTGACTGTCGACAGCCCCGCCGTGGGACGTTCGCTGGGTGAACTGCAACTGCGTTCACTCACCGGGGCGGTGGTTCTGGCCGTCACGCGCGGGGGCGAACGGGTGATGCTGCCCGTGGGCAGTGAACGCCTGCAGGTGGGTGATATCCTGGCCCTCGCCGGCACGAGCGATGCCATCGACGCCGCACGGGAGGTGTTGTTGGGCCACGCCGACGAGACTGGTCACGCGGAAAGTTCAGGGCACGCGGCGTGA
- a CDS encoding CHRD domain-containing protein — protein MSAPRRVSRPTVFLVAILLASMAPATVHGQMWSSRLLAQSGVPANNSPANGQALISLVDKTLDVRVSWSDLQHHPQSICIWVKRPDSPGPSNDVALCLRDPIAQYRQQQGSHHFEVNLDRAQTYTPTFLQRHEKSVAEARSTLIAALESGNAYVSITTQQSPPGIEVGGQVRATAGQ, from the coding sequence ATGTCCGCTCCCCGACGCGTTTCCCGTCCCACGGTATTTCTGGTGGCGATTCTGCTGGCCTCGATGGCGCCTGCCACCGTGCATGGTCAGATGTGGTCGAGTCGACTGCTCGCACAATCGGGCGTGCCCGCGAACAATTCACCGGCCAATGGCCAGGCGCTCATCAGCCTCGTCGACAAGACGCTCGATGTGCGTGTGTCGTGGAGTGACCTCCAGCATCATCCGCAGTCGATCTGCATCTGGGTGAAGCGCCCCGACTCGCCGGGACCGTCGAACGATGTGGCGTTGTGTCTCAGGGACCCCATCGCGCAGTACCGGCAGCAACAGGGCTCTCACCATTTCGAGGTGAACCTCGATCGCGCACAGACTTACACCCCGACATTTCTGCAACGGCATGAGAAGTCGGTGGCCGAGGCACGGAGCACGCTCATCGCCGCGCTCGAAAGCGGCAATGCGTATGTCAGCATCACGACGCAACAATCGCCGCCGGGCATCGAGGTGGGTGGGCAGGTGCGCGCGACGGCCGGCCAATAG